Below is a genomic region from Vibrio pomeroyi.
CTAAAAGTAAGCACAACAAAATGAATTTCAGCATTGAACAACTTCTCGCGTTCGTTACCGTTTATGACCAGCTCTCTTTCAGTAAAGCTGCCGTTAAGCTCAACAAGCACAGAACGACAATCGGACAGGTGATTACAAACCTTGAAGACCAACTCGCAGTAAACCTTTTTGAAAGAGTCGGTCGCTCGGTAGAACCCACAGAAGACGGGCATCTTCTTTATCACTATGCCAAGCAAACCATTGAGCAAGCACGTACATTTGACAAGGTTGCGTTGAGCCTCTCTTATGGGGGATTAGAAAACATCACAATCGCTTATTCGAGCGTGATTCCTCAACGTGTCCTTGTCGATATTCGAAAGCAACTCAAACGTGATTTCCCAATGATGCGAGTTAACTTTCTCGTTCGTAATAAGAAAGCGATTAAACAAGGGATACAGGATGGTGAGTATCACTTCGGTTTGGTTAATGTTCACGATAGTCGTGCAATGCACAGTTTAGACGCCACTTTTTTAGGTCATATTGAATTCTATCCGTTCGTACAAAAAGGCGGTGAATTTACCAATTTAGACAAAGAAGACGTACTGGTTGCTTTAAGAAACTCGAAACAGTTTGTACTGAGATCCCTGATTGAAGAAGGAATGTCGGAAAAAATCGTTGTAAGTTCAGACCACGAAGAGATCGATCAACTTGCGTTGGTGATC
It encodes:
- a CDS encoding LysR family transcriptional regulator, which produces MNFSIEQLLAFVTVYDQLSFSKAAVKLNKHRTTIGQVITNLEDQLAVNLFERVGRSVEPTEDGHLLYHYAKQTIEQARTFDKVALSLSYGGLENITIAYSSVIPQRVLVDIRKQLKRDFPMMRVNFLVRNKKAIKQGIQDGEYHFGLVNVHDSRAMHSLDATFLGHIEFYPFVQKGGEFTNLDKEDVLVALRNSKQFVLRSLIEEGMSEKIVVSSDHEEIDQLALVIKMVEEGLGWALLPKSFFSDPESSQYEIEPIQAAELFEGFKFGFALWCPHSKQVSDIKSSLTSVISKYRERLISSYRP